The Corynebacterium callunae DSM 20147 genomic sequence CTACGAAGCCCGCCTACTCGACGATCGCAAGTTTGAAGAGTGGATCCAGTGCTACCGCGAGGACGCTGAATTCTGGATGCCAGCCTGGGATGACAATGGTGAACTCACCGAGAACCCACAAACTGAAATCTCTTTGATCTACTACCCAAACCGTGGTGGTTTGGAAGACCGCGTATTCCGTATCCGTACCGAGCGCTCTTCTTCCACTTCCCTGCCTGAGCCACGCACCGGCCACAACACCACCAATGTGGAAATCCTGGAGCGTCGTGATGGAGAAGTTGATATCCGTTTCAACTGGATCACCTTCTACTACCGCTACAACACCACCGATACCTACTTCGGTCACACCTTCATGACTCTTGATGTTTCTGGCGAAACTCCCAAGATCCTGAAGAAGAAGGTCGTTTTGGCTAACGACTACATTCATCACATCGTCGACATCTACCACGTCTAGGAGGCATCTTAATGTCACACCAAATTGCACTTGCCTTCGAAGACGGAATCACCCGCTTCATTGATTGCGAAGAAGACCAAACCGTTGCGGATGCCGCCTACCAGGCACGTATCAACATTCCTTTCGACTGCCGCGACGGCGCCTGCGGAACTTGTAAAGCGTTCTGCGAATCCGGCGACTTTGATGAGGGCGAATACATCGAAGATGCACTCTCTGATGACGAAGCTGATGAAGGCTACTGCCTGCCTTGCCAGATGACTCCAAAGTCCGACCTCATCTTGCAAATTGCCACCACCTCCGTGTTGGCAAAAACCGGCGCTTCCACCTTTGATGGTGAGCTCAAGGAGATCAAGCGTTTCTCCGAGTCCACCATCGGCATTGAGATTGAGTTGGAAAACCGCGAGGACCTCGCATTCTTGCCTGGTCAGTACATGAACATTTTGGTTCCTGGTTCTGAGCAGACCCGTTCTTATTCCTTCTCTTCCTCCACCGAGTCTGATCGTGTTCAGTTCTTGGTCAAGGTCACCCCTGGCGGCCTTATGACCACCTACCTCACCGACAATGCACAGGTCGGCGACAAGCTCACCCTCACTGGACCAATGGGTTCATTCTTCCTGCGTGAGCCAGTTCGCCCCATCCTGTTGCTCGCTGGCGGTACCGGCTTGGCTCCAATCTTGGCCATCCTGGAAAAGTTGGCGCTAGACGATAAGCTCGATGTTCCAATTCGCTTGGTTTATGGTGCAAACTTCACTCATGACCTGGTTGAACTTAATCGCCTTGATGCTTTCAAGGAAAAATTCGACTTTGATTACATCACCGTGCTTTCTGACAAGGACACCGAGCACCCACGTAAGGGCTACGTTCCAGCTCACCTAACTGGCGAATATGAGCCAGATGAGGATACTGACGTTTACCTTTGTGGTCCTCCACCAATGGTTGAGGCTGTCCGCCAGTTCTTGAGCTCCCTCGAGAACCCACCTTTGGACTTCTACTACGAGAAGTTCACCTCCGCGGCCGCTCCTGCTGCAGGTCGCCCCGAGGTCACCGTGGAAGCTGAGGAAGTTAAGGAAGACTTCAACCTGGTTGAGGTTTCCACCCCAGGCATGGCAACCGGCGAGGTTCACTCCTCCGCTACCCAGTTGCAGGCTCGTATGGCTTTGGAGTTGGGCGCACTTGAGCTGGCACTACACAAGCTCAGCGATCGCGACATCGAGCGTTTCCGTTCCCTGGCCGAGACCGCAAACTCCTACCTGGATGGCGATAAGATCCTCGATGCAGTGAAATTCACCGAGGCAAACGCTGACTTCCACGAGTTCCTCTTCCGTCGTGCCGACAACGAAGCGTTGATGGCGGCATACCAGAACCTCGAGGTTGTTAAAGAGATGAAGGCTGCCCTTCCGGGCGCTGAGTGGATCGAGCCGGCAATTGCCACTGAGCACCTTGAGCTTGTCGACGCCGTGTCTCAGCGTGATTTGAATGCTGCGCGTGACATTATTCGTGCGCACGCAGATCACGGTATCTCCACCATGTCCAAGGCAACCGACAAATGAGCGCACCAGTAGGAAAAGGTATCTCTGAAAAGCCTTCCCACATCACCGCGGAGCGTTTTTATGGCCAAGGTGTTGTTGTTACCGGTGCAGCTCAAGGTATCGGTATGGCAGTGGCGCATCGTATTGCTCATGAAGACGGCAATCTGGTGTTGGTGGATCGCTCTCCCCTCATTCATGAGGTTGCAAAGCAATTGCAGGATGCCGGCGCTGGCACCGTCACCTCCTTCATTGCTGACCTTGAGACCTTTGAGGGTGCTACCTCTTCCCTGGAGTTCGCGACCCAAAACCTCAAGCACCTCGACGTTGTGATCAACAATGTGGGTGGCACCATTTGGGCAAAGCCTTATCAGGAATACACCGAGGAAGAGATCACTAAGGAGATCAACCGTAGCCTCTTCCCCACCTTGTGGATGTGCCGTGCAGCCTTGCCGATCCTCATTAACAACGGTGGTGGCACCATTGTTAATGTCTCCTCCATTGCAACTGGTGGCATCAACCGCGTGCCTTATGCAGCAGCAAAGGGCGGTGTTAATGGCATCGTGTCAGCTTTGGCACATGAGGCAGCACCTCACAAGGTTCGTGTGGTGGCAACTGCACCAGGTGGAACCTTGGCCCCAGAGCGTGCAGTCAAGCGCGGCCCCGGACCAGAGGGTGAGCAAGAAGAAAAGTGGTATCAGCAGATTGTGGATCAGACCATTGATTCCAGCTTGATGAAGCGCTACGGCACTTTGGAGGAGCAAGCTGCTCCGATTTGCTTCCTCGCTTCTGAAGAAGCTTCTTATATCACTGGCTCAGTTTTGCCAGTTGGTGGAGGCGACCAGGGTTAACCCTTGGAGATACTTAGGGATTCCTAGCTGTTTTAGCAGCTAGGAATCCCTTTTTTGTATTAGAATCGGACTATGGTTGCTTCAGTTCCTTTTACCCCTTCTTCCTCCCAGGCTTTCTTGCCTCGTGCCTCGATTGTGCTCCAGGAAATTAGCTCCCTAATTTCCCAGCTACCAGCGGGCGAAGGAAAACTCTTTCATATCAGTGGCCAAGCAGGCGCTGGTAAAACGGAATTTGGAACGCACCTCTCCGAAGCACTCCAAGGATGGACCGTTGTTCGAGTAACCGCCTTGTCATGGCTGCAAAACAGTCAACGCAACCTGCTCAACCACATTGCCCATAAACTGGGCGCACATTCCGCGAACTCTATTCGCGGAGTTATCGATCGCCGTGACGCCTCAACCGTCGTAATTATCGACGATGTCCACTGGGCCGACGTGGAATCTATGCAAAAGCTAATCGAATTTGCCATGCGCATGGTCTCTGGACGTTTTGTCCTAATTTTGATCGGCTTGGACAATGAAGAATTAGCTTTCCCGGACGCTTCAATATCATTATCCGAAATTGCCGATGCCTCATTTGTGCTCCCGCCTATGAGTATTGAAGAGATCCGCCAATTGGTTCTCACCACTGCTCGCGGTCGTATCAGTGCTAGTACCGCCACCGATATTCAAAGAATCACTGGCGGAGTTTATGGCCGCGTAAAGGAAGTTCTTTATGCGGAATCCCCTGATCACTGGAAAGCCCCTAATCCTAATGTGCCTATTCCACAAAGTTGGTGGGCCAATCTTAAACGTCGCCTGAGCATCTCGCCGCGGGAGATTTGGCAGGTTTTATTGGCGGTGGCCGTCCTACCAGCAGGTGGCCCTATTGATCTGGTTAAGCATTTGGGAAATGATCCCACCGGTGAACTCTGCGACCAAGCCATTCGGGAAGGATTTTTAAGAGTGCTGCCCTCTGACGGTGCACCTCGTCTCGATTTGGTTTTCCCCATCGACCGCGCAGTACTGCAATCACGCACCCCTATGAATACTTTGTCTGAGTTGCATCTGAAGGCTGCAGATTATTATCAGATATGGGATCAAATTGATGAATCTTTACAGCACCAAGCATTTGCAGCATTAGCGCCTGATAATCCTGCGGTGAAGGCTTTGGCCCAACGTGGTTATGAATTGGGACGTGCCGGGCACTGGATGGAAGCAGCTCATGCATTGTCTTTGGCAGCAAACCGCACGGCTCGTAATGAAGAAGCCAATAAGTACATGTTGGAGTCCATTGATTCCCTTATTGCCGCTGCCGACCTTCCCCAGGCCCGTATTCGCGCTGCCACCCTGGACCTTGGCGAACAAGGTATTCAACAAGATTCCATGCTGGGATATTTGGCAATTCACGAGGGCAGACAATCGGAAGCTCGCAGTCACTTGGAACGAACCGCTAAGGAGATCTTGCGCCAAGACCCCGTAGATCCTATTCACGGCCCGCGTCTAGCACAGCGCAAAGTGCTGCTCAACTTAGTGGATTGGCGCCCGGAAGAATTGCTAATCTGGGCCGAACGCGCAGTTGCCTGGGGTGAAAATGATGCTGGCGAAAAAATTGAGGCGCAGTCCATTTCCCTGATTGGTCAATCAATTGTGGATGGCAAACTACCTGAGGACATTCCTATTCAGGGTGAGACCACCTTGCATGCACAAAGGCGTCATATGGCTATGGGATGGCTGTCCATGGTGCATGATGATCCAGTAACTGCTCGTCAAAAACTGGAACGCCGCACCTTTATTAGTGGTTCTGAGCGTATTAGTTTGTGGCAAGACGGCTGGCTCGCACGTTCCCAACTACTACTTGGGGAATGGGAATCTGCAGCGCGCACGGTGGAAATTGGACTGGCCCGTGCCGAGCAATTTGGTATTAAGTTTTTGGAGCCATTGCTGTTGTGGACGGGTGCCACAGTTGCAACCGCGCGCGGCAACCTTGACCTCGCCCGTTCCTATATTCGCAGGCTTTCCACTGACCAGGATTCTTTTATTATTCAATCCATGCCTTCGGCGATGTGTCGCATGTGGGTGTATTCCCAGCGTAATGAGATGGCAGGAGCAATCGTTGCGGGTACTAATTTAGAAAAACTCAGCACTCAGAAATACGTTAATGCACCTGGTTTTTGGCCTTGGCAAGATGTTCACGCCACTCACCTCATCCGAATTGGTGAAATCAAGAAGGCGGAAACGTTGGTCGAACGCACCCGTAATGAGATTAAGAACTCGGATATTATGTCGATCCATGCCAAGATTTCAGTGCCTGAGGCAATGCTGTTAATTAACCGTGGGGATGTCAAGAGAGGTTTTAAGCTTTTCGACGACGCCCTCGATATGCTAACGCCCCTTACGCTTCCCTATTATCGAGCTCACGTTCATTTTGAATACGGTCAGGCTCTTCGTCGTCAAGGCCAAAGACGCCGAGCGGATGAACAGTTTGCCCGCGCTTCCTCCTTGTTCCAGGATATGGGCGCGCATGCCATGGTAACTTTGGCCAACCGCGAAAGGCGCGTGGGTGGATTGGGCCAGCGTAATGAACAGGCCGGTGGGCTTACCCCACAGGAATTTGAGATTGCACAGTTGGTGTCTACCGGACACTCCAATAGAGAGGTTGCGATGGAATTGTTCCTGTCCCCCAAAACTGTGGAGTATCACCTCACCCGGGTGTATAAAAAGCTCGGAATTCGCAATCGAATGGAGCTGGTAGAGGCCTTAAATAAGTACTCTCACCTCTCCTGACCGGGGGTTTATCAACGCACAGGTACCCCCTAGAACTGTTTAGGGCATTCCCTAGTTTCAGCATTTTTCATAAGCGGATTAAATGTGAATCACATCACCGGCAGGCAAATGAAAGCTATCAATTCACATTATTCAAGGAGAACGCCGTGTCCACCTCAATAACCAATAGCTGGCAAAGCCCTAAACACCGTGCCACTGTATATACGATCCTAGCGATCGTTGGCATTTCCATCCTTTTCGACGGCTACGATTTGGTCATCTACGGCGCAGTTTTGTCCACTCTGCTCGAAGATCCCACTCAAATTGGTGCCCTGAGCCCAGCAGTTGCAGGTACCCTCGGTTCCTACGCCATGATCGGCGTGATGATCGGCGCCCTTTCCGCCGGCGCTGTTGGTGACCGCCTTGGTCGCCGCAAGGTGATGCTGACTGCAATCGCTTGGTTCTCTGTTGGCATGGCGCTCACCGCATTTGCTAACTCCATCGCACTCTTCGGCTTCCTACGCTTCCTCACCGGGCTCGGCGTCGGAATGATTGTTGCAACCGGTGGCGCTATCATCGCAGAGTTCGCTCCTGCTAATCGCCGCAACCTTTTTAATGCAATTGTGTACTCCGGTGTCCCAGCCGGCGGTGTTCTAGCTTCCCTGCTGGCGCTGGTTCTTGAAGTACACATAGGATGGCGCGGACTCTTCCTCATCGGTGCTTCCCCATTGCTCTTCCTCTTCCCAATGGCTTTCTTCTTCCTTCCAGAGTCCCCACGTTGGCTCACTTCCCGGGGTCGTATTTCTGACGCACAGGCACTTTGTGCACGCTTTGCCCTGCCAGCAGAGCAATTTGTAGTGAACAATGTTGCAACTACCGCAACCCCAGCCAAGACCGGTTTTGCTGGCATCTTCTCCACCAAGTACCTCATGGGCACCATCTTGATCGGCGCAATGAGCTTCATCGGCTTGCTTTCCACCTATGGACTTAACACTTGGCTTCCAAAGATCATGGAGTCCAATGGCGCAACCTCACACGATTCCCTCTACTCCTTGCTCTTCCTCAACGGTGGCGCTGTTTTCGGTGGCCTGATCGCTTCTTGGTTCGCTGACAAAATCGGTGCAAAGACCATCATTACCAGCACTTTCCTCTTGGCTGCACTCTGCCTCGGTGCCTTGCCTTTCATCTCCTCTTGGCCACTAATGTACTCCGCAATCGCACTTGCCGGCATCGGCGTCCTGGGAACCCAGGTCCTTACTTACGGCCTGACCTCAAACTTCTTCGGAACTGAGTGCCGCGCAGCAGGTGTGGCATGGTGTGCTGGCTTTGGTCGCCTGGGCGGTATTGCCGGACCTGCTATCGGTGGTCTCATCATCGGCGCTGGCTTCGGACCTACCTCCGCATTCTTCCTCTTCGCAGGTGGCGCAGTTATCGGTTCCATCTGCACCTCCCTGATCCCTCGCTTCCCCGCAGAAGCTGAGGTCAAGATCATCGAGGAGCCACTGGCTCGCATCTAAAATCTGCCGGAACTTGGGAAGCTATTTATAGCTTCCCTTTTCTGCATTTCACCACAACCAGCATTGGAGTAAAACCTTGGCCAGCTCACTACTTTTGGCAGTTGAACCTCCCCAACTCCCCCGCCCCACCTTCGCCGAGATCCGTCGCGATCTCACCGCTCAAGAAATTGGCAATGGCTTAGTTGCGCTAATTTTTTCAGCATCTGGCCCAATTGCGGTTATTTTGGCAGCTGCGGCCGCTGGCAATCTCAGCCCCGATCAAACTTCCTCCTGGATTTTCGGAGCTTTTTTAGGAAATGGGCTGCTTACCCTTTTCCTTACTTTTATATACCGCAGCCCCCAAGCCTATTTTTGGACAATCCCTGGCACAGTTATTGTCGGTGATGCGCTCACTCACCTGGGCTTTGCCGAAGTCATCGGAGCATACCTCGTTACCGGACTAGTGGTATTTCTCCTGGGCTGGACCGGGCTTATTGGCCGAATCATGGCAGTTTTGCCACCCACCATTGTGATGGCTATGGTGGCCGGCATTTTCCTCCGCTTTGGACTGCAATTAATTGATGCCAGCGTGAGTGATCCCCTCATTGCCATTTCCATGATGGTGGTTTTTGTGGCTTTGAGCATTAATTCACGAATTGCGGCAATAGCACCACCAGTTGCTGTTTCAGCTGTTATCGGTACCCTCATTGCCATTGTGTCGGGCAGATTAGCACCTGGAATTTTAGACAATGGGATTATGGCAAAACCGGTATTTACCGCTCCGGAGTTTTCCTTAACTGCCATGATGGAGCTTGTAGTTCCGCTGGCTATCACAGTGGTGATTGTGCAAAATGGGCAAGGCATCGCGGTTTTGCGGGCAGCAGGCCATAAGCCGGGAGTAAATCTCGCAGCGGCTGCTTCTGGATTATGGTCACTACCGATGGCCTTGATTGGAAATGTTTCTACCTGCCTGACCGGTCCAACCAATGCACTTATCGTTTCTAGTCAAAAACCCGAGCGCCACTACACTGCCGCCATGGTCACCGCACTAGGCGCAATTACAGTAGGACTCTTTTCCCCTACTTTTGTGGGTTTTATGCTCGCTATGCCGGTATCTTTTATTTCTGCACTTGCCGGCATCGCCATGCTCACCCCATTAAAAAATGCCTTTGTCGCCGGATTTTCAGGAGTCTTTTCCACCGGCGCTTTGGTGTGTTTCTTAGTAACCGTTTCTGAGCTCAACCTATTAGGAATTACCGCTCCATTTTGGGGAATTGTGTTTGGATGTCTCATTGGCTGGTTGCTGGATAGAAAGCGAGTATAAAGAGCAGGCATAAGAAAAGGCCAGACCTTAAACGGTCTGGCCATTTGCTATCTAGCGGCTAATTTAGCGGCTGAGCTTGCGGTAATCAAAAACTTGATCCGCAATGCCATATTCAACTGCTTCTTCAGCGGTGAGGATCTTATCGCGATCGGTATCGATACGAACCTGCTCTGGGGTACGGCCGGTGTGATACGCCAAGGTGTTCTCCATGAGGCGACGCATACGCTCGATCTCTGCAGCCTGGATCTCCAGGTCAGAAACCTGACCCTGGGTACCCTGCGTAGCTGGCTGGTGAATCAAAACGCGAGAGTTTGGCAACACCGCACGCTTACCTGGAGCACCTGCAGCAAGCAAAACCGCTGCTGCAGAAGCTGCCTGGCCGAGGCAGACGGTCTGTACATCTGGGCGGACGTACTGCATGGTGTCATAAATTGCCATCAACGCGGTGAAAGAGCCACCTGGGGAGTTGATGTAAAGGGTGATGTCACGATCAGGGTCCATGCCCTCAAGCACAAGAAGCTGCGCCATGATGTCATTTGCAGAGGTGTCATCTACCTGGGTGCCCAGGAAGATGATGCGCTCTTCAAAGAGCTTTGCATAAGGGTTGGTCTCTTTGGTGCCATATGCGGACTGCTCAATAAAAGATGGCAGCACATAACGTGAAGATGGCATCTGGAATCCGTTGCTCATAATCTTTTTCTCTCCTTTAAAGTTTTCCGTGTGCCTAGTTGCTGATTGGGCCTTCAGCCAAGGTAATCACGTGGTCCACAAGTCCGTAATCCTTAGCTTCCTGTGCAGTGAACCAGCGGTCACGATCGGAATCCTTGGAGATCTGCTCAAAAGTCTGACCGGTGTGCTCTGCAATAAGCTGAGCCATTTCCTTCTTGGTCTGTGCAAATTGCTGGGCCTGGATTGCGATATCCGATGCGGTACCACCCACACCAGCGGAAGGCTGGTGCATCATGATGCGAGCGTGTGGCAGGGCATAACGCTTGCCTTTGGTACCACCGGAGAGGAGAAACTGACCCATTGATGCAGCCAAACCCATTCCGTAGGTGGCAATGTCGCAAGGTGAGTACTTCATAGTGTCGTAAATTGCCATACCCGCGGTCACAGAACCACCGGGAGAGTTAATGTAGAGGGAAATATCGCGGGTTGGATCCTCAGCAGACAGCAGCAGGATCTGGGCACACAGCTTGTTGGCGATCTCATCGTCAACCTGGCTACCCAGGAAAATGATGCGTTCGCGCAGCAGGCGGTCATAGATATCGCCGCCGAAGCCAACTCCGCCAGGTCCAGTCATCTGAATATCGCTCATGAAATCTGTCAACTCCTATAGTCCTTTAGTTTGTTCAGGGTTCATCAAGTTCAATGTCACCAGACTACCCCTCTATTTCCTCTGAACCCCCTCTGTTCGCTATCAGCGTTTGCAGGGGGATTAAAAAATAAAAAGAACGCTTTTCGACGCGGTGTTTTTGCGTCGAAAAGCGTTCTTTAAATGCTTTTATTTAAGCTTCGGTCTCTTCGACCTCTTCTTCGCCGAAGTACTGCTTAGGGTCAACCTCGTTGCCCTCGGAGTCCTTCACATTTACGCGACAGATTGCCTGAGCAAGTGCCTTGCCACGGCGAACGTCTGCGAAAAGGTTAGCGATCTGACCGGACTGCTGCAGCTGGCCGATGAACTGGTTTGGATCCATTCCATAGGACTGAGCGGTGAAGAGAATGTGGTCAGTAAGCTCCTGCTGGGAAACCTCTGGCTCTTCAGTCTCAGCAAGAACGTCGAGGAAGAGCTGGGTGCGAACAGCCTTCTCTGCATCCTCACGGTTCTGCTTCTCAAAGTCCTCGCGGGTGGTGCCCTGGGACTCGAGGAAGGAGTTAAGTGCAGCATCGTCGTGTGCGAGCTGGCCAAGCAGCTGGTGCAGCTGGGAGTGTGCCTGCTCTTCAACGATGGACTCAGGAAGAGCGAACTCAGCCTCAGCCAAAGCAGCCTTCAAGACCTCGTCGCGGATCGCAGCAGCCTGCTCGTTCTTGAGCTTTGCCTCTACATCGCCAACGGTGGACTCGCGAAGCTCTTCGATGGTGTCGAACTCGGAAGCGAGCTGTGCAAACTCGTCGTCAAGCTCCGGAAGTTCACGCTGCTTGGTTGCGGTGATCTCAACCTTAACCAGAGCTTCCTTGCCCTCGTACTCGCCGGAAGCAAGTTCGGTGGTGAACTCTGCGGTGTCACCCTTCTTCAGGCCGGTAAGAGCCTTGTCGAGTCCGTCGATCAGATCTTCGGAGCCGATTTCGTAAGAAAGACCCTCGGTGGAAGCTTCTTCAATGGTCTCACCATCGATGGATGCCTCAAGGTTGATGGTGACGAACTCACCCTTCTTCAACTTGTGGTTGTGATCCTTCAAGGTGGAGAAGCGAGCACGCAGGTTGTCGAGCTCTGCATCAACAGCTGCGTCATCAGCCTTGATTGCAGGAACCTCTACGTTGATTTCCTCAAAGTTAGGAAGATCGAACTCTGGGCGAACGTCAACCTCAGCGGTGAACTCAACGAGCTCGCCATCTTCGATCTTGGTGACCTCAACCTGTGGCTGTCCGATAGCCTTGATACCCTCAGCCTCAACAGCCTCGGAGTAACGAGTAGGAAGCATGTCGTTTACAACCTGCTCCAAAACTGGACCGCGGCCAAAGCGTGCGTCAATAAGCTGACGAGGAGCCTTACCCTTACGGAAGCCAGGAATCTGGACTTGCTGTGCCAGAGCGGCGTATGCCTGGTCGATTTCTGGCTTCAGTTCAGAAAATGGAACCTCAACGGTGATCTTTGAACGGGTGTCGCTCAGCTTCTCGACAGAACTCTTCACGAGTAAATCTCCTGGGTGGTCGGATAAGAAAAGTGTATGAACTATAAAAACAAGCCCGGTTTCCGACGATAATGCGATTTCTCGCTTCGTCCGAAACCGGGCTCGTCCTCAAGTCGGGGCGACAGGATTTGAACCTGCGACCCCCTGCTCCCAAAGCAGGTGCGCTACCAAACTGCGCCACGCCCCGATATTTAGTTGCCCCTTGGGACTTGAACTATCGTACACTATAAAAGCTTCTTTAAGAAACTCTCTAGCGGACTTCGTTGCGGTGTCCCTTGGTTCGCTTTAAAACTATACGTGCAATATGCCAACTAGAAAAATCGCCAGGTCAGAGCATGTTTTTCTCTTAGTTCTTAAGTATTTAGATCGCTTAAAGACACTCTGTTGAAAACATTGCACCCCTCAACCGCTTTTCGACGCGCCCCTCCAGGGTGCCAATCATCCAATCAGGCGCAGTGCCGGCCTCATTTATATAGAGGCAACTTTTTGGGGAGAGTTTTTAGGCAGTCAGTTGTGCTTAATTCATAATTCCTATGCACGCAATAACCCCCTCGCCACCGCCACCTATAGGTACTAGAAAGCTTTTCCCCTATTTAGACGAGAGCTGCATACCTCTTAAGAGCTTTTATCCCTTTTGAAATTTGAATGCATCCCCTTTCAGATATAAAGACAAACGAAAAACGCTCTTACAGAAAATTTCTGTAAGAGCGTTTTGTTATTTAAGTTTTAAAATTTGGAGGGAATGACGGGAATCGAACCCGCGTCATCAGCTTGGAAGGCTGAGGTAATAGCCATTATACGACATTCCCATTCAAGCAATTCCAAGAAATCTTGGCGATGCCTTGCTTGGTACGTTGGATATAGTAGCGCAATCTTAGGAATCTTAAAAATCTGCAGGCCACAGGCTTTGATTTAATTCCCATCCCCTCCCCTAGCGAAGTAGTGAAGCACTTAAAGGTTAGAAAATTAGCCATATATGAGAAAACTTAAGAAAAACTAAGAAGCTTAAAATGTCTCTACAAATCTGAAGCCTTGAAATTTGATTTATCGATTCAGATAACCGTAATTATTAACCGTTTATGTATTTCTAATTTCGCTTTTCACCTTTTAAGGTTACTGAAAGTTTCCAAAAGAATACGCACAAATGTACATTTAGCTGCAATTTTCCTAATAAGGAGTTAGGAAAGCTTAAAGAAATCTATGAGCTTGCCAGACTTTATACCGAAGTAAAGCT encodes the following:
- the tig gene encoding trigger factor, coding for MKSSVEKLSDTRSKITVEVPFSELKPEIDQAYAALAQQVQIPGFRKGKAPRQLIDARFGRGPVLEQVVNDMLPTRYSEAVEAEGIKAIGQPQVEVTKIEDGELVEFTAEVDVRPEFDLPNFEEINVEVPAIKADDAAVDAELDNLRARFSTLKDHNHKLKKGEFVTINLEASIDGETIEEASTEGLSYEIGSEDLIDGLDKALTGLKKGDTAEFTTELASGEYEGKEALVKVEITATKQRELPELDDEFAQLASEFDTIEELRESTVGDVEAKLKNEQAAAIRDEVLKAALAEAEFALPESIVEEQAHSQLHQLLGQLAHDDAALNSFLESQGTTREDFEKQNREDAEKAVRTQLFLDVLAETEEPEVSQQELTDHILFTAQSYGMDPNQFIGQLQQSGQIANLFADVRRGKALAQAICRVNVKDSEGNEVDPKQYFGEEEVEETEA
- a CDS encoding ATP-dependent Clp protease proteolytic subunit — encoded protein: MSDIQMTGPGGVGFGGDIYDRLLRERIIFLGSQVDDEIANKLCAQILLLSAEDPTRDISLYINSPGGSVTAGMAIYDTMKYSPCDIATYGMGLAASMGQFLLSGGTKGKRYALPHARIMMHQPSAGVGGTASDIAIQAQQFAQTKKEMAQLIAEHTGQTFEQISKDSDRDRWFTAQEAKDYGLVDHVITLAEGPISN